The Nesterenkonia xinjiangensis genome contains a region encoding:
- the araB gene encoding ribulokinase: MTSPDAVVIGVDFGTLSGRALVVRVSDGAELGTAVQEYRHAVMDSTLTAHQGEPLPPDWALQLPADYVDVLKNAVPAALEAAGVSADQVIGIGTDFTACTMVPTTADGTPLNELPTFADRPHAYAKLWKHHAAQGQADRINALAHSRGEAWINRYGGFISSEWEFAKGLQILEEDPEVYAAIDHWVETADWIVWQLTGRYVRNACTAGYKGIYQDGAYPSKDFLAALNPGFEGFVEDKLDHEIGQLGDRAGALSAEAAAWTGLPEGIAVAVGNVDAHVTAPAADAVESGQMVAIMGTSTCHVMNADVLAEVPGMCGVVDGGILAGAWGYEAGQSGVGDIFAWYVQNQVPGAYAEEAASRGLSLHELLTEKAETQPVGAHGLVALDWHSGNRSVLVDHELSGLIVGLTLSTRPEDVYRALVEATAFGTRTIIEAFDASGVPVRELVVAGGLLKNRFLMQLYSDITKLPISTITSDQGPALGSAIHAAVAAGTYPDVRSAAPVMGGRVVEAYTPDPAAAKAYDALFAEYRALHDHFGRGGDDIMRRLKRIRREAHAAQGAGSTATDADVAVSAQTQEARA, from the coding sequence ATGACCTCTCCCGACGCCGTGGTGATCGGTGTCGACTTCGGCACTCTCTCCGGCCGCGCCCTCGTGGTGCGCGTGTCCGATGGGGCCGAGCTCGGCACCGCCGTCCAGGAGTACCGCCACGCCGTGATGGACTCCACGCTCACAGCCCACCAGGGCGAGCCGCTGCCGCCGGACTGGGCGCTGCAGCTGCCGGCCGACTACGTCGACGTGCTCAAGAACGCCGTGCCCGCAGCGCTCGAGGCCGCAGGCGTCTCCGCTGATCAGGTCATCGGCATCGGCACCGACTTCACCGCCTGCACCATGGTGCCTACGACTGCCGACGGCACCCCGCTGAACGAGCTGCCGACGTTCGCCGACCGTCCGCATGCCTATGCGAAGCTCTGGAAGCACCATGCCGCACAGGGCCAGGCTGACCGCATCAATGCACTCGCCCACTCCCGCGGTGAGGCCTGGATCAACCGCTACGGCGGCTTCATCTCCTCCGAGTGGGAGTTCGCCAAAGGTCTGCAGATCCTCGAGGAGGACCCGGAGGTCTACGCGGCGATCGACCACTGGGTGGAGACCGCCGACTGGATCGTCTGGCAGCTGACCGGCCGCTACGTCCGCAACGCCTGCACCGCCGGTTACAAGGGCATCTATCAGGACGGCGCCTACCCCTCGAAGGACTTCCTGGCGGCGCTGAACCCGGGCTTCGAAGGGTTCGTCGAGGACAAGCTCGATCATGAGATCGGGCAGCTCGGAGACCGCGCCGGGGCACTCTCGGCCGAGGCCGCCGCGTGGACCGGACTGCCGGAGGGCATCGCCGTGGCCGTGGGCAACGTCGATGCCCACGTGACCGCACCGGCCGCAGACGCCGTCGAGTCCGGCCAGATGGTGGCCATCATGGGGACCTCCACCTGTCATGTGATGAACGCCGACGTGCTCGCCGAGGTCCCGGGCATGTGCGGGGTCGTCGACGGCGGGATCCTGGCCGGCGCCTGGGGCTATGAGGCCGGTCAGTCCGGAGTCGGGGACATCTTCGCCTGGTACGTGCAGAATCAGGTGCCCGGCGCCTACGCCGAGGAGGCAGCCTCCCGAGGGCTGAGCCTGCACGAGCTGCTCACCGAGAAGGCTGAGACCCAGCCGGTCGGAGCTCACGGACTGGTGGCCCTGGACTGGCACTCCGGCAACCGCTCGGTGCTGGTCGACCATGAGCTCTCCGGACTCATCGTGGGCCTCACCCTGAGCACCAGGCCTGAGGACGTCTACCGGGCGCTGGTCGAAGCCACCGCCTTCGGCACCCGCACCATCATCGAGGCCTTCGACGCCTCCGGGGTTCCGGTCCGTGAGCTCGTCGTCGCCGGCGGCCTGCTGAAGAACCGATTCCTGATGCAGCTCTACTCGGACATCACCAAGCTGCCGATCTCCACGATCACCTCGGATCAGGGCCCCGCGCTCGGCTCGGCCATCCACGCCGCTGTCGCCGCCGGCACCTATCCGGACGTGCGCAGCGCGGCCCCGGTGATGGGCGGGCGCGTCGTCGAGGCCTACACGCCTGACCCCGCGGCGGCGAAGGCCTACGACGCGCTCTTCGCGGAGTACAGGGCGCTGCATGACCACTTCGGGCGGGGCGGCGACGACATCATGCGTCGGCTCAAGCGCATCCGTCGGGAGGCGCACGCCGCCCAGGGCGCCGGCAGCACCGCGACCGACGCCGACGTCGCGGTCTCCGCCCAGACCCAGGAGGCTCGCGCATGA
- a CDS encoding L-ribulose-5-phosphate 4-epimerase → MIRLSELPSDVQESVARTREKVAALHAELPRNELVVWTAGNVSERVQIPPDADGVPGLFVIKPSGVSYDELAAENMVVCTLDGEKIEDGTPDRLRPSSDTAAHAYVYRHMDGVGGVVHTHSTYATAWAARSEAIPCVLTMMADEFGGDIPVGPFALIGDDSIGRGIVETLRGSRSPAVLMAQHGPFTIGADAKAAVKAAVMCEEVARTVHFARAYGEPPRIDQEQIDSLFDRYQNVYGQ, encoded by the coding sequence ATGATCCGGCTCTCCGAGCTGCCCTCCGACGTTCAGGAGTCCGTGGCCCGCACCCGGGAGAAGGTGGCAGCGCTCCACGCCGAGCTGCCGCGCAACGAGCTGGTCGTCTGGACCGCCGGCAACGTGTCAGAACGGGTCCAGATCCCGCCTGACGCCGACGGCGTCCCCGGTCTGTTCGTCATCAAGCCCTCGGGCGTCTCCTACGACGAGCTCGCCGCAGAGAACATGGTGGTCTGCACCCTCGACGGGGAGAAGATCGAGGACGGCACTCCGGATCGGCTCCGGCCGTCCTCCGACACCGCCGCCCACGCCTATGTGTACCGCCACATGGACGGCGTCGGGGGAGTGGTGCACACCCACTCGACCTACGCCACCGCCTGGGCGGCGCGATCCGAGGCGATCCCCTGCGTGCTGACCATGATGGCCGACGAGTTCGGCGGGGACATCCCCGTCGGGCCCTTCGCCCTGATCGGTGACGACTCCATCGGCCGCGGCATCGTCGAGACCTTGCGCGGGTCCCGCTCGCCGGCGGTGCTGATGGCTCAGCACGGCCCCTTCACGATCGGCGCGGACGCGAAGGCCGCGGTGAAGGCCGCCGTGATGTGCGAGGAGGTCGCCCGCACGGTGCACTTCGCACGCGCCTACGGCGAGCCTCCGCGCATCGATCAGGAGCAGATCGACTCGCTGTTCGACCGATACCAGAACGTCTACGGGCAGTAG
- the araA gene encoding L-arabinose isomerase: MASPFTGKKIWFLTGSQDLYGEETLRQVAEQSQRVASTLDAAEDIPVTVQWKPVLKERDAIRRAALEANSDPDCLGVIVWMHTFSPAKMWIQGLDALDVPLLHLHTQADAALPWAEIDMDFMNLNQAAHGDREFAYIATRMATPRKTVVGHASDPRVTRRVGIWTRAAAGWDALRNLKLARFGDNMRNVAVTEGDKTEAEIRLGVSVNTWAVNDLVERVDAVEQSQVDALLAEYDELYDVAEDLRVGGGRRESLAYAARQEAGMRSFLEEGGFGAFTTNFEDLGGLRQLPGLAVQRLMAAGYGFGAEGDWKTALLVRAAKVMGHGLPGGASLMEDYTYEMTPGEEKILGAHMLEICPSLTSAKPRVEVHPLGIGDREDPVRMVFDTDPGEGVVVAMADLRERFRLTANVVDIVEPEADLPNLPVARAVWEPRPDFATSAECWLTAGAAHHTVLTTALGLEAFEDLAEIAAMELAVIDESVTTRTFAKELRWNAAYHRLAQGL, from the coding sequence ATGGCATCCCCCTTCACCGGCAAGAAGATCTGGTTCCTCACCGGCTCCCAGGACCTCTACGGCGAGGAGACCCTTCGTCAGGTCGCCGAACAGTCCCAGCGCGTGGCCTCCACGCTGGACGCGGCCGAGGACATCCCGGTCACCGTCCAATGGAAGCCCGTGCTCAAGGAACGTGACGCCATCCGCCGCGCGGCGCTGGAGGCCAACTCCGATCCTGACTGTCTCGGAGTGATCGTCTGGATGCACACCTTCTCACCGGCGAAGATGTGGATCCAGGGTCTGGACGCGCTGGACGTCCCGCTGCTGCACCTGCACACGCAGGCCGACGCCGCGCTGCCCTGGGCGGAGATCGACATGGACTTCATGAATCTCAACCAGGCCGCCCACGGCGACCGGGAGTTCGCCTACATCGCCACCCGGATGGCCACCCCGCGCAAGACCGTCGTCGGGCACGCATCCGATCCGCGGGTCACCCGCCGTGTCGGCATCTGGACGCGTGCGGCGGCAGGCTGGGATGCGCTGCGGAACCTGAAGCTGGCCCGCTTCGGCGACAACATGCGCAACGTGGCCGTCACCGAGGGGGACAAGACGGAGGCCGAGATCCGACTCGGCGTCTCGGTGAACACCTGGGCGGTGAACGACCTCGTCGAGCGGGTGGACGCCGTCGAGCAGTCGCAGGTGGACGCTCTGCTGGCAGAGTACGACGAGCTCTACGACGTCGCCGAGGATCTCCGCGTCGGCGGCGGGCGCCGTGAGTCGCTGGCCTACGCCGCGCGTCAGGAGGCCGGGATGCGTTCCTTCCTCGAGGAGGGCGGCTTCGGGGCCTTCACCACGAACTTCGAGGACCTCGGGGGCCTGCGCCAGCTGCCAGGGCTGGCCGTGCAGCGCCTCATGGCGGCCGGGTACGGGTTCGGCGCCGAAGGCGACTGGAAGACCGCCCTGTTGGTGCGCGCGGCCAAGGTGATGGGCCACGGCCTGCCCGGGGGCGCTTCACTGATGGAGGACTACACCTATGAGATGACTCCGGGGGAGGAGAAGATCCTCGGGGCCCACATGCTGGAGATCTGCCCGAGCCTCACCAGTGCGAAGCCGCGGGTCGAGGTCCATCCCCTGGGCATCGGGGACCGCGAGGACCCGGTGCGGATGGTCTTCGACACGGACCCCGGGGAGGGGGTCGTCGTCGCCATGGCGGATCTGCGTGAGCGTTTCCGTCTCACCGCCAATGTGGTCGACATCGTCGAGCCGGAGGCCGATCTGCCGAACCTGCCGGTGGCCCGGGCAGTGTGGGAGCCGCGGCCGGACTTCGCCACCTCGGCGGAGTGCTGGCTGACCGCCGGGGCCGCGCACCACACGGTGCTCACCACCGCTCTGGGTCTGGAGGCCTTCGAGGACCTCGCCGAGATCGCGGCCATGGAGCTGGCGGTCATCGATGAGAGCGTGACCACGCGGACCTTCGCCAAGGAGCTGCGGTGGAACGCGGCGTACCACCGCCTGGCCCAGGGGCTGTGA
- the chvE gene encoding multiple monosaccharide ABC transporter substrate-binding protein, with protein MRSTLTTVLGAGAALTLLLTACEGEGAGTGDGAGGDGDAAPEDMTIGVAMPTQTYERWLQDGGSIEQGLEDLGYGVDLQYADDDIPTQSQQIDQMITQGVDALIVASIDGSALTSQLDAAAAADIPVIAYDRLLTNSADVDFYVTFDNYEVGVNQAKSLLYGLGVLDESFEDADDAPEGPLNIELFAGSLDDNNSHLFWQGAIETLEPYLEDGTLEVPSGQDSIEQAAIQRWEQETAQERMENLLTSHYSGDDELDGVLAPADPLSRGIITALRNDGWGPSIEDGMPIVTGQDAEIATISLIDQGIQHSTIFKDTRLLADEAVRAAEAYLQGEEPEANDTETYDNGEIVVPSFLLEVEMVLQDNYEEILVDSGYYTEEQVESGQL; from the coding sequence ATGCGTTCCACACTCACCACCGTCCTCGGGGCCGGAGCGGCCCTGACGTTGCTGCTCACCGCCTGTGAGGGAGAGGGAGCCGGGACCGGGGACGGCGCCGGAGGCGACGGCGACGCCGCTCCGGAGGACATGACCATCGGTGTGGCGATGCCCACCCAGACCTACGAGCGCTGGCTGCAGGACGGTGGGAGCATCGAGCAGGGGTTGGAGGATCTGGGCTACGGGGTCGACCTGCAGTATGCCGACGACGACATCCCCACCCAGTCCCAGCAGATCGACCAGATGATCACCCAGGGAGTCGACGCGCTGATCGTCGCCTCCATCGACGGCTCGGCGCTGACCAGCCAGCTCGACGCCGCCGCCGCTGCCGACATCCCGGTGATCGCCTATGACCGTCTGCTCACCAACTCTGCGGATGTGGACTTCTACGTCACCTTCGACAACTACGAGGTCGGGGTGAACCAGGCGAAGTCGCTGCTCTACGGCCTCGGTGTGCTGGACGAGAGCTTCGAGGACGCCGACGACGCCCCGGAGGGTCCGCTGAACATCGAGCTGTTCGCCGGCTCGCTCGACGACAACAACTCCCATCTGTTCTGGCAGGGCGCGATCGAGACCCTCGAACCCTACCTGGAGGACGGCACCCTGGAGGTCCCCTCCGGGCAGGACAGCATCGAGCAGGCGGCCATCCAGCGGTGGGAGCAGGAGACCGCCCAGGAGCGCATGGAGAACCTGCTGACCAGCCATTACAGCGGAGACGACGAGTTGGACGGTGTGCTCGCCCCGGCGGACCCGCTCTCCCGAGGCATCATCACCGCGCTGCGTAATGACGGCTGGGGCCCGAGCATCGAGGACGGCATGCCGATCGTCACCGGTCAGGACGCGGAGATCGCCACGATCTCGCTGATCGACCAGGGCATCCAGCACTCCACGATCTTCAAGGACACCCGCCTGCTGGCCGATGAGGCGGTGCGTGCCGCGGAGGCCTACCTGCAGGGCGAGGAGCCGGAGGCCAACGACACCGAGACCTACGACAACGGTGAGATCGTGGTCCCCTCATTCCTGCTCGAGGTGGAGATGGTGCTGCAGGACAACTACGAGGAGATCCTCGTCGACTCCGGCTACTACACCGAGGAGCAGGTCGAGTCCGGCCAGCTGTGA
- the mmsA gene encoding multiple monosaccharide ABC transporter ATP-binding protein, with translation MTVRTAVEDPILQMLSITKRFPGVVALSEVSLTVERGAIHAICGENGAGKSTLMKVLSGVYPAGGYEGEIRFEGEAVSFSGINDSEDHGIVIIHQELALVPHLSVAENIFLGNEQATAGIIDWHETNVRAVELMDKVGLHENPVTPVGTLGVGKQQLIEIAKALSKNVKLLILDEPTAALNDDDSAHLLGLIRDLREEGVTCIIISHKLGEIAAVADATTVIRDGSTIETIEMHDGATAEQTTARIIRGMVGRDMEHMYPERDVEIGEEILRIEDWHVTHPNQPDRVVVDGASLHVRAGEVVGIAGLMGAGRTELAMSVFGRSWGRDIRGTVSMHGTPVRIRNVSDAIEHGIAYVSEDRKQYGLNLIEDVRINITAAGLKKLAPAGWVNANEEIAVAERYRSSLNIKAPSVLSIVEKLSGGNQQKVVLSKWLYTEPELLILDEPTRGIDVGAKFEIYSIINELAAAGKAILVISSELPEVLGLCDRIYTLSAGRITGEVDAAEATQEGLMELMTKESD, from the coding sequence ATGACAGTCAGGACGGCTGTGGAGGACCCGATCCTCCAGATGCTCTCGATCACCAAGCGTTTCCCCGGCGTCGTCGCACTCTCCGAGGTCTCGCTGACCGTCGAGAGAGGCGCGATCCATGCGATCTGCGGGGAGAACGGCGCGGGCAAGTCCACGCTGATGAAGGTGCTCTCCGGGGTGTACCCGGCCGGCGGCTACGAGGGCGAGATCCGCTTCGAGGGGGAGGCGGTGTCCTTCAGCGGGATCAACGACTCCGAGGATCACGGAATCGTGATCATCCATCAGGAGCTGGCGCTGGTGCCTCACCTCTCGGTGGCGGAGAACATCTTTCTCGGCAACGAGCAGGCCACCGCCGGGATCATCGACTGGCATGAGACCAACGTCCGTGCGGTCGAGCTCATGGACAAGGTCGGGCTGCACGAGAATCCCGTCACCCCGGTCGGAACCCTCGGGGTCGGCAAGCAGCAGCTCATCGAGATCGCCAAGGCCCTGTCGAAGAACGTCAAGCTGCTGATCCTCGACGAGCCCACCGCTGCGCTGAACGACGACGACTCCGCCCATCTGCTCGGGCTCATCCGTGACCTGCGCGAGGAAGGCGTCACCTGCATCATCATCTCCCACAAGCTGGGAGAGATCGCCGCGGTCGCCGACGCCACCACCGTCATCCGTGACGGTTCCACGATCGAGACGATCGAGATGCACGACGGCGCCACGGCGGAGCAGACCACAGCCCGGATCATCCGGGGGATGGTCGGCCGCGACATGGAGCACATGTATCCGGAGCGGGACGTGGAGATCGGTGAGGAGATCCTCCGCATCGAGGACTGGCACGTCACCCACCCGAACCAGCCGGACCGGGTCGTCGTCGACGGCGCCTCGCTGCATGTCCGGGCGGGGGAAGTGGTGGGCATCGCCGGCCTGATGGGTGCCGGACGCACGGAACTGGCGATGAGCGTCTTCGGGCGCTCCTGGGGCCGGGACATCCGCGGCACCGTCTCCATGCACGGCACTCCGGTGCGGATCCGGAACGTGTCCGACGCCATCGAGCACGGCATCGCCTATGTGAGCGAGGACCGGAAGCAGTACGGGCTGAACCTCATCGAGGACGTCCGGATCAACATCACCGCCGCCGGGCTGAAGAAGCTGGCACCGGCAGGCTGGGTGAACGCCAACGAGGAGATCGCCGTCGCCGAGCGCTACCGGAGCTCGCTGAACATCAAGGCCCCCTCGGTGCTCTCCATCGTGGAGAAGCTCTCCGGGGGCAACCAGCAGAAGGTGGTGCTCAGCAAGTGGCTCTACACCGAGCCCGAGCTGCTGATCCTGGACGAGCCCACTCGCGGCATCGACGTCGGCGCGAAGTTCGAGATCTACTCGATCATCAATGAGCTCGCCGCCGCGGGGAAGGCGATCCTGGTGATCTCCTCCGAACTCCCCGAGGTACTGGGGCTCTGCGATCGCATCTACACGCTCTCGGCCGGCCGCATCACCGGCGAGGTGGACGCGGCCGAGGCCACCCAGGAGGGGCTGATGGAACTCATGACCAAGGAGAGTGACTGA
- the mmsB gene encoding multiple monosaccharide ABC transporter permease, translating into MAGTSNLRELLTRNLRQSGIYIAFVFIVLLFTVLTGGTLLSPGNLTNLVLQYSYILILAIGMVMIIVAGHIDLSVGSVVAFTGAVSAVVVIREGMPWWVGVIAALITGVLVGIWQGFWVAIVGIPAFIVTLAGMLIFRGLTMQTLDNVSLSPFPSEYQYIAGGFLNGLLGGPGYDVFTLCIGAIAAVGFAWSQWRNRMRKLEYRQPVEALWLFAVRVLLVAAIIMAFAWRLANARGTPVVLILLAALVLLYGFITQRTVFGRHIYAMGGNLQAAKLSGVKTQRVNFLLFINMGVLAAVAGIVYSARSNSAQPGAGYMFELDAIAAAFIGGAAVTGGVGKVQGAIIGGLIMAVMSNGMQIMGIDQSTQNVVRGVVLVLAVAFDVWNKKRATADR; encoded by the coding sequence ATGGCCGGCACGTCCAATCTGCGCGAGCTGCTCACCCGCAACCTGCGGCAGAGCGGCATCTACATCGCCTTCGTCTTCATCGTCCTGCTGTTCACCGTCCTCACCGGAGGCACGCTGCTCAGTCCGGGGAACCTGACCAACCTGGTGCTGCAGTACTCCTACATCCTGATCCTGGCCATCGGCATGGTGATGATCATTGTGGCGGGACACATCGACCTCTCCGTGGGGTCGGTGGTGGCGTTCACGGGCGCGGTCTCGGCGGTGGTCGTGATCAGAGAGGGGATGCCGTGGTGGGTGGGCGTGATCGCCGCACTGATCACCGGTGTGCTGGTGGGGATCTGGCAGGGCTTCTGGGTGGCGATCGTCGGCATCCCGGCGTTCATCGTCACCCTGGCGGGCATGCTGATATTCCGTGGCCTCACCATGCAGACCCTGGACAACGTCTCGCTGTCCCCGTTCCCCTCGGAGTACCAGTACATCGCCGGTGGGTTCCTCAACGGACTGCTCGGCGGACCCGGCTACGACGTCTTCACCCTGTGCATCGGTGCGATCGCGGCAGTGGGCTTCGCCTGGTCCCAGTGGCGGAACCGCATGCGCAAGCTGGAGTACCGTCAGCCGGTGGAGGCCCTCTGGCTGTTCGCCGTGCGGGTCCTGCTGGTCGCCGCGATCATCATGGCCTTCGCCTGGCGGCTGGCCAATGCGCGCGGCACGCCGGTGGTGCTGATCCTGCTGGCGGCTCTGGTGCTGCTCTACGGGTTCATCACGCAGCGAACGGTCTTCGGCCGTCACATCTACGCCATGGGCGGCAACCTCCAGGCGGCCAAGCTCTCCGGGGTGAAGACCCAGCGGGTGAACTTCCTGCTGTTCATCAACATGGGGGTGCTGGCCGCCGTGGCCGGCATCGTGTACTCCGCCCGGTCCAACAGCGCCCAACCCGGCGCCGGGTACATGTTCGAGCTGGATGCGATCGCCGCCGCCTTCATCGGAGGGGCCGCGGTCACCGGAGGTGTCGGCAAGGTCCAGGGCGCGATCATCGGGGGCCTCATCATGGCGGTGATGTCCAACGGCATGCAGATCATGGGCATCGACCAGTCCACGCAGAACGTGGTGCGCGGCGTGGTGCTGGTCCTCGCCGTGGCCTTCGACGTCTGGAACAAGAAGCGGGCCACCGCGGACCGCTGA